DNA from Oncorhynchus masou masou isolate Uvic2021 chromosome 5, UVic_Omas_1.1, whole genome shotgun sequence:
gtgaagagaaaggacaggaacagacataacaagacatgacagcagCCACATGTATACTTAAAATGACACAATGATGTGTCATGTCTAAATGGGGAGCATTGTAAAATATCCCACCCATTAGATATTACAAATAAGACTGAAGTGCATATCAATGTACAGTGCTATATTATTCTGTTCAATCAGGGGATTCCATTTGACATCTTGCTGAACAACCAGTCCAGGATGAAGTGCATTCATTTGTGACCATTTCTGTTTTTTCACCAGTGAACTACTGGCACATCACTGAGCTACTCAATccacactcctctctttccaTACTGTTACTCCTCCCTTTCATCTGCCTCTAGAGTAGGTCctttaaatgaatgaatgaatgaatgaatgaatactgTACTTTCAACTAGCTTCCTTTCCTTATTCTATGTCATTGTCCTCACTGATTCAAATGCACCGAATCTGTTAACTTTCTGAACTTTCTAAATCGGTTAACTTTCTGAAAATGCCATTGAGTTAATTTACGGCAGTGGAAGAGGCATCATGTCATAGTTATAGTGGGTTAGTCATAGTAGGGAAGTTCTGTAACTATGTACACAAATTGATGCGTTGTTGTAAAAACTGTCTCCACCCACGTAGCAATATTCAAGTATGTACGTTGACCTTGCCAACAGATAGGGAAGTTAAAGTGAGTACTTTCTCCGATCTCCCACATTTGTCAGGACAATAAAATGTATAGGGAATAAGAAAGGAAGCACTATACATTATACAGCCAATAGGGTATACAGTACATCCCTTTCACATCTCAGTCCGACCACCTCTGAACTCTCTCTATCCTATCTGCCCTCCAGTGTCTTGTCTCGGGCGATGACGGCCTCATCAAACTTGATCATAAGAGTGGTGCCCTTGTGCCGGTGCACCGTAGCCTTGGCGGGGAAGCCTCTGTGTGTGAGAATGGCCTCCACCGCGCCCCCGGTGAAAGCGGCACAGTTGAGCGTATTGTTTTCTTTGGGCACCGAGGTGAAGGTGTTGATCAGGGGCTTTTTCTCAATGATATAGTAGGTCTTGACGTAGTCGTTGGCCTGCTCCAGCTTGTCCGCTTCCTTGCCGAACAGGGCCCTCCACACCGACACCTGGGGAACCGAGGGGGAACGGAAGGCAGAGAAAGGTGAAGGTTTGTTTGTGTTTATGCTTATGTCTGAGGTCAGGTCTCTTGAAGTAGAGGTCAAGTCGCTGCTACAGCCAAGAGCCATTCATACCTAGGCTATATTTGTATTACGTTTTAGCCTAATGTTATGTGAATGTTAGTATAATGTCATACATTGGTTGTTATTACACTCATGAAAAAGTCTAGTATGTGAATCACACACAATGTGCAAAGTTCATGCCTTGATGAAGAGCAGTATGTTCAACACTTTGGTTTCCCTTTTCCATTCTTCTCTCAAAACCGTCACATCCAGCACATCCAGCAGGCTGGCCCCCATGCCTTGACCGAAGTCTGCCAAGCGTGCCTGCAGCTCAGAGTACACCCGACGCAGAGTACACCCGACGCAGAGTACACCCGACGCAGAGTACACCCGACGCAGAGTACACCCGACACAGAGTACACCCGACACAGAGTACACCCGACGCAGAGTACACCCGACGATGAGTACACCCGCTGAAGAGTACACCTGACGCAGAGTACACCCGATGATGAGTACACCTGACGCAGAGTACACCTGACGCGGAGTACACCTGACTCTGGCAGTACTGCACCATTTCAGAGAAGAATCTGGCGAGCGAACGCTCTAGAATCGCAGACTTGCCCCTGGTGAAGCGAGTCTCCATTTTCTACAGGGGGAAAGGAAGGTGAGGAGAGCGAGTGACTGTCAACAACAGCAGAATGTTGGTGTATAATAAAATATCAGCGCATGACtgttggtgctttcaagacaactgggaactctggaaaaaaacgaggtcaaatcatgacgtaaGTGATCTTTAGGTCGTAACTCCAGAAGGATGCCCGAGGTGGATGACAGTTCAAATGATTTTTCCCAGTGGGAACTAGTTTTTCCCGagatcccagttgtcttgaacgcactgaagttggagatttcccagttcccagttatTTTGAACGCGGCATTAGTACCTAACATCACCCAATGACTGTTCTGACAACCGTCCATCAATTTCAACACATCAGGAAACGTACTGCTACGGTTAGATACTCTTGAACAGAATATGAATAAAAACAAGGATTATTTCATTCAATGAGCACACATGGTGGAAAGTTGACTCTGAAACATGCACGGAGAAGAAATAAACATAGCAGATATTATTCCGGGTGATACGTCACACTCACACATCACAATATGAATGTTGAAATATCTTCTGTTAAAACATTATGGTATTGATACAATTAAAATATTACAGTTTTCATAAATCCGTATTTTAAACAGATTTCTTAAACCTACACAAATAATGTTTTAAAAATCCAGTAGAGGCCACTATTGTCCCATTTATCCCCTGGTAATGGATGTTTGCTAAATGGCACAAAGGGAAAAGAAACAttggggccaaaattcacctcATACATTGAGAACAAACGGGTTGGGGatggaagaaaaacacaaaaacaaacagacaCTGGCTGCAATTCTCAATGCAGCACTCACTCAAGTGTAATAGACTTTGTTCCCCTTTTCTCCCTACCACCAAAACCTCATAAGCATATGGACACCACCTGCCATGGGACACTAATGCCATGAGTCAGGAACGTTACTGTCATCTTAAAAAGCATACATGCACTGATTATAGTGTCTGCCTACTACACTGGGTTGTTTTCAGGGGAATTTGTTAAGTATAATTTCCAGTAAGGTTCCTGGGTTTCCCTGACACTGACGGTAAACAGACCGCCCCTCTCTATGTATCGTGGAACACATTTACCAGACTTcactatctgtgtgtgtctgtgtgtatgtgtgtgtaattaCATCCATATGTGTGAAAGGTGGATGTAATATCATTATTATCATCAAAGAAATAACGGGACGACGAATACAAACCAGCATATCTTCAGCACTTTCTCTTGCCCCTTTAAGCCTGATCTCGTCACAAGCTTCAAAAGGCCTTATTTGTTTTCCGATGACTAACTTTGACTTTGGGTAGGAACCAATCAATATTTGGAGGCGTCTGTGTATAAAGAGTTATTTCATCTATTGGGACACACCGCATTACAAACACATTGATTCCCCGAAGTGGGAAGTGAAACCAGCTTTAGGTACTTGATACAAAGCCTTATTAGGCACCAAGACATTCTACTTGGGGTTTTCATGAGTGGTTGTGGTTTGTCATAACAGAGTGTTGGACCGTAAGAGATAAGAAGATTACAACTCTAATCGGCAGCCTGGGTTGACCTTGTCTGGGGATTGTTTGTGGGTTTTAGTTTAGCCTCTGGATCTGGTGTGGTGCAGCTACACTCAGAATGACTACAGTGGTTCTATGGCTCTTCATTGTGGCTGGAACGTGCCACAGCCTTCTCTGTTCAGGTAACCTGTGTTAATGGACTGTAATTACTTGTTCATTTGGGTTCATATGTCTGAAGGTACGGCCGCCTTACTGCATTGTCCGTCTCCATTGGCAACATATGCTTCTATTGTTAAACTGAGAGCTCAATTTAACACAAAGAGTCACTAGTATGTAGCTGATGTACAATACATTAAATACCCCAGATAGTATGAATATGAGTATGAATGAAGCCCCAGGTAACTGTTTGCACGGAGTCTGTTGTAGCATGAAATAAAACACTTGTTTTGGTTTCAGAGGACCACCTGCGCGACATGGACAGTTTCATACGTGCCGTAGAGCTGGCTGAGGACTCTAACCCAGACCTGTCCCCACTAGCCCTTGTGAGGAGGCTGCGCAGGACGGCCGGACATGAGGACCCACTCACCCTGCACTTCCTGGGGGCCTCCAACAACATCAGCCACACCCACACCTCTGTGTTCAACACCACTCTCTTTGGCTTCTTCGACAAAGCCATCCACCATTTTGTGACGGACcgtggtgaggagagaggggtcgtTCTGACCCAAGATGGCACCACAGTGGCCATCGCTCCCATGCTTCTAGGCATTGAGGTGGGTCTAAAAGCTAAGCTTGAGGGCACCCCTCCTCTGGGCATGTTTCCCCTCACCTTGGCCAAAAACCTAGGGTTGTCGTTCCTTAGCCTCCAGGACTTTCCACCCGCTCAGCGTCTGGGGCCAGATGGCTGCTGGGACAACTTGACCAACCCCAGGGTGTTCAAGCTGTCTAGGGTGCCCACCCTGGCCACCGATGCCCTCGTCAATGGGGGAATGGATGGGTCCATTTTGGGCATGGATCTTGCCACCCTGGCCCACTCTGAACAGCCTGGTAAACTCAGCGAGGTGCTGAAGGGTTACTACAACCATGTGCTGGAGGGGCATGACCTGGGGGTTGTATCCAGCCACATCAGCCCCAAGCGTAGAGAGATTTCCCAAGCCCTGCTGGGCACCCTGGACACCCAGAGGCAGGTGATGGAGACCCTATACCTGGTGTGGAGGCTGGAGGACACTCAGTGGATAGCCAAGGATACAGGGGTGGAAAAAGCAGTGAGAGACGGAATGCTGGAATTTGTCCACAGATACTGGGGTGAGTctcagggtgggggagaggggatcATTTACCCCTGTAATTATGAAATTGTAGGTGATAAATGGCTACTCATTTGAAGTCTGTAAACATGAAGAGTAATTGAACCTGTTCTACTCTGgttcaacctctcctctccagactgcCCTCCCATCATCCCACGGTGTCAGTGGGGGGCGGCACCCTACCGAGGGTCTCCCTTCCCTCTTGCGctgcccctccccttcctgtATATCCACCACACCTACGAGCCAGACAGGCCCTGTTACTCCTTCAGGCAGTGCTCCAGGAGCATGAGGGCCATGCAGCGCTTCCACCAAGAAGACCGTGGCTGGGCCGACATCGGATATAGGTGAACTTTGACCCCTTCATCCATTCGCTGATATTAACAAACCCTTTATACTAAGCTTCATAGATGGAGACAAGTGTACTGTGTCAGCCTACAATTACTGAAGCAGTCATACCATAGCAAATCTTGACATGATATTTATTACACAGTATAACTGTGCAATATAAAATGACAAGATGCTATAACAGGACTCAGTGTTGTGAGATAATGCAATTTGTTCTATCACTCCAACTCCTAAATGTATGTTCCCCTCAGCTTTGTGGTGGGTTCTGAAGGGTACATCTACGAGGGGCGCGGATGGCATCACCTTGGCAACCACACCAGGGGGCAGAACCCTTACGGTTACGGCGTGGCCTTCATTGGCAactactcctcctctctgccctcacGCCACGCCCTGGATCTGGTGCGCCAACACCTGGCCAAGTGTGCAGTGGATGGCGGGCGCCTGCAGGCCAACTTCACCCTCCACGGGCACCGGCAGCTGGTGGACACCTCATGTCCAGGAGACGCCCTCTACTCAGAGATCAGGGGCTGGGAGCACTTTGGGGTGAGAGACTGTTCAGTATTTTTGGCTGCTATACCGTCAGTCAATGTCAAATGTATCCTTTTAGTACATACACAATCAGAAGGGCATCACAGTTGCACCAGAACACTATTCAGTCATAATACAATTGTGCCCTTTTTCCTACATTAGACATTAGTGATAAACACCAACATTAATCTGTTTGTCCACTGTTGATTTTGATGCTGCTGACACGTTTAGATCCGGTGTTATCTTGATCACTCATTACAGCAACCTTTTACAGGAAACCAGCTCATCGAGAAAAGACCAATGAAGAAGACAAGCATGTAAAAAGCAGTGTGGAATTAAACCAATTTTGTCAAAATATCTCATTGGATTGTATGGGGGTATCAATTTGTTATGTCCATGATAACAGTGTGTTTTAGAGTTATAACAGGTTATAACACTCAACCTTTTGGTTGTCACTGCTTCACATTACAGTATTGTAACACAACAGAGAGACATGtacagtatactgaacaaaaatattagagcaacatgtaaagtgttggtcccatgtctcatgagctgaaataaaagatccaatACATTTTctataagcacaaaaagcttatttctctccaattttgtgctgaaatgtatttacattcctgttagtaagcatttctcatttgccgagataatccatccacctgacaggtgtggcatttcaagaagctgattaaacagcatgttcaTTACACGGGTGCACCTTGTCCTGGGGACAATAAAGAGCCACACTAAAATGCGCAATtttgcaacacaacaaaatgtctcaagttgagggagtttgtaattggcatgctgactgcagtaatgtccactagagctattgccagataattgaatgtaaATGTATCTACAATAAGCCACCTCCAAAGTtggtttagagaatttggcagtatgtccaataggcctcacaaccgcagaccacctgtaaccacgccagcccaggacctccacatctgacttcttcacctgtgggatcgtctgagaccagccatccggacagctgatgatAAAGCCCATTTGTGGTGAAAAGCtccttctgattggctgggcctggctccccagtgggtgggcctatgcccagtcatgtgaaatccatagattagggcctaatttttttttttaaaatgactggtttccttatatgaacttatAACTCTTATAACATAACATGTTTTGATCAGTATAGCTGCAtctgtcgagagagagagagagacagtgacaccCAGTGGCATAGGAATGACTTCTGGCACCAAGGCTACAAGAGGATCCAGGATAGATGTGTTCCACTCAATGACTGGATTCCACTCCtcttagtgtcacgccctggtcgaaatatattatgtttattcttcatttattcggtcaggccagggtgtgacatgggttattgtggtgtgtttttgtcttggggttttgtgggatgtctagcgttagtctatggctgcctgaggcggttctcaatcagagtcaggtgattatcgttgtctctgattgggaaccatatttaggcagccatattctttgtgtgtttcgtgggtgattgtccttagtgtccttgttcctgtctctgtgttagtttacacaagtataggctgtttcggttttcgttacgttcattatgttctttgttttgtagtatttgtatttagattcgtgttacgttttgttcattaaacatggattgcaatctacacgctgcattttggtcctactctctttcaccgcatgaaaaccgttacagaatcacccaccacaatcggaccaagcagtgtgtcaacaggcaggagccacagaagaaacagcaaaggcagcagcaggagcagcgtaaaaaggacttttggacttgggaggaaatcctcaacgggagaggaccctgggctaaacaaggggagtgtagccgccccaaggagcaacaaaaggaggtatcgacatgggaggacgaattgtttggagaaggaccctgggatcagcctggagaatatcgccgcctcAAAGAAGAACTgaaggcggcgagagctgagaggcataggtatgaggagaagcaatagcagcagcaggagcaacaatatcaggactacactacttgggaggaaatagacaggtgggcggtcgacccagggagagtgccggagcccgcctgggattcactggagcagtgcgaagaaggttataggagaatggagatggcgaagcaagcacggcggcgcggaaggaagcccgagagtcagccccaaaaatgtattgggggggggggcctcacagggagtatggctacgccaggtaggagacctgcgcaaacttcctgtgcttaccggggggctaaagagaccgggcaggcagcgtgttatgctgtggagcgcacggtgtctccagtgcggatGCATAGCCCGCtgcggtatataccagctcctcgtattggccgggctagagtgggcatcgagccaggtaaagttgggcaggcttggtgctcaagagctccagtgcgcctgcacggtccggtctacccagtactacctccacaccccagccctccggtggcagctcccgcaccaggcttcctgtgcgtgtcctcggcccagtaccaccagtgccagcaccacgcatcagacctactgtgcgcctcacctctcctgcgctgccggagtctcccgtctgtttagcgcagccagagccttcctcctctcctgcgctgccggagtctcccgcctgtttagcgcagccagagccttcctcctctcctgtgcttctggagtctcccgcctgtttagcgcagcccgagctgtcagtctgcatggagcagccagagctgtcagtctacatggagcagccagagctgtcagtctacatggagcagccagagctgtcagtctgcatggagcaaccggagctgccagtctgcatggagctgtcagtctgcaaggagctgccagtctacaaggagctgtcagtctgcatggagctgccagtatgcatgaagcagccagagcttccagtctgcaaggagctgccagtctgcaaggagctgccagtctgcaaggaactgccagtctgcacggagctgccagtctgcacggagccgccagagctgccagtttgtaagaagccgccagagctgtcagcctacatggagcagccagagccgccagtcagtgtggagcagccagagccgccagtcagcgtggagcagccagatccgtcagtctgccaggatccgccagtcagtcagactcttccagatccgccagtcagccagactcttccagatccgccagtcagccagactcttccagatccgccagtcagccagactcttccagatccgcagccagtcagccagactcttccagatctgccagtcagccagactcttccagatctgccagtcagccagactcttccagatctgccagtcagccagactcttccagatctgccagtcaaccagactcttccagatctgccagtcaaccagactcttccagatccgccagtcaaccagactcttccagatccgccagccagccaggatctgccagagccaactacctgcctgagcttcctctcagtgctgggcttcctctcagtgctgggcttcctctcagtgctgggcttcctctcagtgctgggcttcctctcagtcccgagcttcgcctcagtgctgagctgcccctcagtgctgagctgcccctgtcccgagctgcccctctgtcccgagcttcccctctgtcccgagctgcccctctgtcccgagctgcccctctgtcccgagctgcccctctgtcccgagctgcccctctgtcccgagtgcccctcagtccagtggggttctgggtgaggactactaggccatggtcggcggcgaaggtggactatcctaagacgcgaggagggggactaagacatttatagagtgggttccacatcccgcgccggagccgccaccatggacagacgcccacccgtttcctccctattgttttgatgtgcgtccgggagtccgcaccttaggggggaggggggttctgtcacgccctggtcaaaatatattatgtttattcttcatttattcggtcaggccagggtgtgacatgggttattgtggtgtgtttttgtcttggggttttgtgggatgtctagcgttagtctatggctgcctgaggcgattctcaatcagagtcaggtgattatcgttgtctctgattgggaaccatatttaggcagccatattctttgtgtgtttcgtgggtgattgtccttagtgtccttgttcctgtctctgtgttagtttacacaagtataggctgtttcggttttcgttacattcattacgttctttgtttttgtagtatttgtatttagattcgtgttacgttttgttcattaaacatggatcgcaatctacacgctgcattttggtcagaCTCTCTTTCaacgcatgaaaaccgttacacttaGCCTATATCAAAATGTTAAATTAATTGTTAATTAATTCAAAGTGAATAGCAATTCAATTACTGTAAAAATCGCCGTTAACACAAAAATAACATCAGTTTTAGCTGGCGTAGGGATACAGTTGGGCCTATTGGAATACTTTGAAATTGTTTTGGATAATGAATTATACATCTTGGCTATCTGTCCAATTCATGAAACGCATATTGAACAGGTTGTGAGAGTGAAATGTTTAACAGATGTGTCAgttaatatttattttattttatttggatctcttttagtccccatttggactaatcttccaagagttcTTAAACATTAAAAACAATTTATAACACAAACACATTTTCACAAATaatacaaacatacataatatactaacataatgacccaataaatactcaattcttcatctactatagtcccacaacatttGTATGTATAATATTTAAATGGTTTTAAAATAATGTATATATTGTGGTGTACAGCAGGTCaaccaccagggggagactcatCGAGGCGTGGAAACAGATGGAGTGCAGATAACGAGGCGAGGGCTCCATCTGCTGGATATGCCAGGTCTCGACGGGCTCTCCagccaggactaattggggctgattgggaGCTGGTGAGTGATCAACGGcggattgctcaccagctgtgcgaggcccataaagctgccagaagggcagtatacaggaagggagggggaggaaaggaaaggaaaggaaaggaaatgaaAGGAAAGGACTCCTGTGCTATTGTTGGCAGTTGCGGAGTTAACAAGCGGGAGTTCAGTTTTGTGCCAGACCCGGAACCCCGAACACGGTATCCCGGAGAGGATCTCATGGGGGAGACCTATCTTTTTCTTTTTGATCTATTATTTAAATAAACCCCCTTGAAACTGAGCTAATCcgtctctgtccgtgtctgatctgGGTAAAACATCTTGACCAAACCCACTGGTCTGCCTCAATATTGAAGGTGTCTGGTTTtgtaatttcattttttttcatttctcttttctgtctggataacgcATAGCTGGTGGACAATCAATTCCTAGTATTACgtaatgtctgtctcttaccaattACCAACTGAATACCATTGTGAATGGAACTTGgccattttaaatgatttatattatgaaataaaataagcatttattttcaattatcttgtcgattgatgaccaaccaagaacattgcgcatgactgcaacagaagaaccatatctcaaccttaaaacaatccttgctgctttgttctgtgcaATCTACAGCCTCCGAACTTCACTTgatgatgcatttccccagaccacaGAATAGAAGTTCAGCTGACTCAATTAATGCTTGTTTTATTTGCTTAATTTTTTTTCTGGTAAATTTAGCTATCCTGCCGATTATACatgttttaatatatattttttaatagatTAGTAATTTTAGTCATCCATGAGAAGCAGTTGTCTAGCTGCACTCCCAATAGTTTGGTTTCTAACACCTCTTCAATTTATACTCCTCCCATACTTAATTGTATCCCATGTTGCTTTGGCCTATTCCTAGTGGAAAAGACCAACATAACTTTGGTGTTCTTGTTATTTAAAACAAGTTTGTACTGGCAAACCCAATCCTGGATATTCTCCAAATCTCCTTGTAAAGCTTGCTGTTCCTGTTGAACTGATTGTCTTGCTTTGTAAATTGTATAATCTGCAAATATAGTAGCTTGAGTTTCAGCTAAGGCATAGGGAAGGTCATTGGTATATATTAAATAACGAAGTGGCCCAaggcagctgccctgcggtattccACAGTTTAACACATGAAGGGAAGAAAATGAACCATTGATATATGTAGACTGTTCCCTGTCAGATATGACTGTacccaattcaattcaattcaaaaccTCCTTAAAAAGATAATGCTTAAATTTTGTCAAAATTATTTCCTGATCCACTAAATCAAATGCAGCTCTGTAATCTAAAAATACTACACCCACAAACTTGCCATTATCCATAGCATTGATCCACTGGTCAGTCATGCCAAATAATGCAGTGGTAGTGGAATGGTTTTTGAGACaagcatgctgattggctgtaatcAGATCATTCTTTTCCATGTACTCCCATAtttgtctactcacaataccctccAATATCTTACTGGGTGTAGGGAGAAGACTAATTGGTTGACTATTGGCATGTGTAATGGGTTCTTTGCTGTCTTTCAGAATATGACACAGTTTCGCATGCttccatacatttgcaaacatccccttttccagtgaccaattaaatatgtatctcagtggaactgcaatctggggagCAGCACAGCGAAGCAAAAAATTGTCCATAAGACCATAACCTGTAGATTTACCATCAGGTAATGACTTCAATAGGTTTAACACTTTCTCCACTGACACCATTTGCAGACTAAAAGATCAGGTCTTGTTGCTCATAATATGATCATCAATCCATTGGACAATAGTTTGTTTGGAAGAATGTTTACATTGTTGCTCAGTAAATTAATTGCCTTTGTAAAAAATCTGCAAAATGATTGGCAATATCAACTGGTTTTGTTATTTTTCTCCCGTCAACCTCCACACTAGATGGGCATGATGAGATAGATGTACCAAGTAAGCCCTTAACTGTGTTCCATACTTTTGTTAGAATCATTTCTACAATCAGTAAAAGCATGGTTGTAAAATAACTTTTTGTTCATTCGATTCAATTTAACTGCATAACTACGTAATGTTCTATAATTCTGGTCATCCATTTCTAAATTTGACTTGGCTGCTAAGACTTTTGCAATATTTCTTTGAGAAAAAGCCTCACCCAGttcatcatcaatccatggagatgGACGAGCACCAACTGTACTCTTCCTTAGTGGGGGCATGATGGTCCATTACCTCAGTGAGCATCAATAAAACATTCTGTAGCGTAATTTTGTTCATCCCTTTATTCTTTGGAACCTTAGTGTTCATGGTTATGATCACAATATTATGGTCTGTCCAGCCCACTGGGCATTGCTCTGGCTTTTAAGCATTGCAATGGTATATTACAGAAAATCAGATCAATGCATGTGTCTGAACGATGGCCCAACTTATTTGAGTATCATTAACCATTTGTTTCAAACCACAGTTCTCGGCATATCTCATCAATGTTGTTCTATTTGAATTATTGTGATCCTTCCAATTTATATTCAAATCACCCAAGACAAATACatctctgttgctgtctgtggCCTGGGCAAACCCAGTACATAAGTCATCCAGATAGGACACCTTAGAGCTTGGAGGTCTATACACACATCCCACCAATATGGCTGCCTGGTGAGGCAGATGTACTTGAGCCCATAGTGCCTCTACTTGACAT
Protein-coding regions in this window:
- the LOC135539338 gene encoding N-acetylmuramoyl-L-alanine amidase-like — its product is MTTVVLWLFIVAGTCHSLLCSEDHLRDMDSFIRAVELAEDSNPDLSPLALVRRLRRTAGHEDPLTLHFLGASNNISHTHTSVFNTTLFGFFDKAIHHFVTDRGEERGVVLTQDGTTVAIAPMLLGIEVGLKAKLEGTPPLGMFPLTLAKNLGLSFLSLQDFPPAQRLGPDGCWDNLTNPRVFKLSRVPTLATDALVNGGMDGSILGMDLATLAHSEQPGKLSEVLKGYYNHVLEGHDLGVVSSHISPKRREISQALLGTLDTQRQVMETLYLVWRLEDTQWIAKDTGVEKAVRDGMLEFVHRYWDCPPIIPRCQWGAAPYRGSPFPLALPLPFLYIHHTYEPDRPCYSFRQCSRSMRAMQRFHQEDRGWADIGYSFVVGSEGYIYEGRGWHHLGNHTRGQNPYGYGVAFIGNYSSSLPSRHALDLVRQHLAKCAVDGGRLQANFTLHGHRQLVDTSCPGDALYSEIRGWEHFGETSSSRKDQ
- the LOC135539346 gene encoding trafficking protein particle complex subunit 5-like, which codes for METRFTRGKSAILERSLARFFSEMVQYCQSQVYSASGLQARLADFGQGMGASLLDVLDVTVLREEWKRETKVLNILLFIKVSVWRALFGKEADKLEQANDYVKTYYIIEKKPLINTFTSVPKENNTLNCAAFTGGAVEAILTHRGFPAKATVHRHKGTTLMIKFDEAVIARDKTLEGR